In Rutidosis leptorrhynchoides isolate AG116_Rl617_1_P2 chromosome 2, CSIRO_AGI_Rlap_v1, whole genome shotgun sequence, one genomic interval encodes:
- the LOC139887980 gene encoding exopolygalacturonase-like, whose amino-acid sequence MVSKSFQDNITFIFMFVFMFFAIAYAEVYDITKFGAKPNGEISKALKDAWAAACAARKPSELLIPNGKFYLTVFEFKGPCKAPIEVKIDGTLIGPEDPLKIPKGVQWITFSYITDLTLSGSGTVDGVGAAQAWASNDPRVTIAKGSPLQYNLSFNFIKNSLITGITSKDSKNFHVNVMTCMNVTFDNFNVVAPEESPNTDGIHIGRSKNITIKNSKLGTGDDCISIVDGCENLHIEGVQCGPGHGISVGSLGRKTGEKPVVGVYVKNCSFSSTMNGVRIKTWPDSQPGEVVEMHFEDLSMDKVDNPVIIDQDYCPHIQCNQEKPSKVKVHNVFIKNVKGSSKSREVVKLKCSKANNGCQNVHIEDINLTYDGPSGPAVQTCSNVKPVYSGKIVPPGCA is encoded by the exons ATGGTATCCAAATCATTTCAAGATAACATCACTTTCATATTCATGTTTGTCTTCATGTTCTTCGCCATTGCATATGCTGAAGTTTACGATATCACAAAATTTGGTGCCAAACCCAATGGCGAGATTAGTAAG GCTCTAAAAGATGCATGGGCCGCTGCATGTGCTGCCCGAAAACCGAGCGAACTTCTCATTCCAAATGGAAAATTTTACTTGACGGTATTCGAGTTTAAGGGACCGTGCAAAGCTCCAATAGAGGTTAAGATTGATGGAACATTGATAGGACCCGAGGATCCCTTGAAAATCCCAAAAGGGGTTCAGTGGATCACATTTAGTTATATCACTGATTTGACATTATCAG GTTCTGGTACAGTAGATGGAGTTGGAGCTGCCCAAGCATGGGCATCAAACGATCCGAGAGTAACTATTGCAAAAGGGTCACCCCTTCAATAT AATCTTAGCTTTAACTTTATCAAAAACTCTTTGATAACTGGAATAACTTCAAAAGACAGCAAAAACTTCCACGTTAACGTGATGACATGTATGAACGTGACGTTTGACAACTTCAACGTTGTTGCACCCGAAGAGAGCCCAAACACGGATGGAATCCACATTGGGCGGTCCAAAAATATCACAATCAAGAATTCTAAATTGGGAACTGGTGATGATTGCATATCAATTGTAGACGGATGTGAGAACTTGCATATCGAGGGAGTACAATGTGGGCCGGGCCATGGAATTAGTGTTGGAAGTTTGGGTAGAAAAACAGGTGAGAAACCAGTGGTTGGAGTCTATGTAAAGAACTGCAGCTTTTCGTCAACGATGAATGGTGTAAGGATTAAAACATGGCCTGATTCGCAACCGGGAGAAGTTGTTGAAATGCACTTTGAAGATCTTTCAATGGATAAAGTTGATAACCCTGTTATCATTGATCAAGATTATTGCCCACATATTCAATGCAACCAAGAA AAGCCGTCAAAAGTGAAGGTTCACAATGTGTTCATCAAGAACGTGAAGGGAAGTTCGAAATCACGAGAAGTAGTAAAGCTTAAATGCAGCAAGGCGAATAACGGATGTCAAAATGTGCATATTGAAGACATTAACTTGACATATGATGGTCCTTCAGGCCCTGCGGTACAAACATGCAGTAATGTGAAGCCTGTTTATTCTGGAAAAATTGTCCCTCCGGGCTGTGCATGA